The following are from one region of the Methanoculleus caldifontis genome:
- the ilvC gene encoding ketol-acid reductoisomerase — protein MVQKFYESDADPRVLESRTIAVIGYGSQGRGQALNLRDSGCQVVIGLRPGSSWQRASEDGFEVYSVAEAVRRADVVQILLPDENQGAVYRTEISPNLRENACLMFSHGFNIHYGQIVPPPTVDVIMVAPKGPGHMVRRTYEEGKGVPALIAVHQDATGEAHAIALAYARGIGATRAVVLETTFAEETETDLFGEQAVLCGGITSLIKAGFETLVDAGYAPEMAYLEVLHETKLIVDLIYEGGFTKMRDSISNTAQYGDLTRGPRVIGPETYVAMQEVLEEIQNGEFAREWMLENMVNRPVFTALTRADEEHLIEEVGKELRSFMPQFRK, from the coding sequence ATGGTGCAGAAATTTTATGAGTCCGATGCAGACCCCCGCGTCCTGGAGAGCAGGACCATCGCCGTCATCGGCTATGGGTCCCAGGGTCGCGGACAGGCGCTGAACCTGCGTGATTCCGGCTGCCAGGTCGTCATCGGCCTGCGGCCCGGCAGCAGCTGGCAGAGAGCATCCGAAGACGGGTTTGAAGTGTACTCCGTGGCGGAAGCGGTCAGGCGTGCCGACGTCGTTCAGATTCTCCTCCCCGACGAGAACCAGGGCGCTGTCTATCGCACCGAGATCAGCCCCAACCTCAGGGAGAACGCCTGCCTGATGTTCTCGCACGGGTTCAACATCCACTACGGGCAGATCGTCCCCCCGCCCACCGTCGACGTGATCATGGTCGCCCCGAAGGGCCCCGGCCACATGGTCCGGCGGACCTACGAGGAGGGGAAAGGAGTTCCGGCCCTCATCGCCGTCCACCAGGACGCCACGGGTGAGGCGCATGCCATTGCGCTCGCCTACGCCCGCGGGATCGGCGCGACCCGCGCGGTGGTGCTGGAGACGACGTTTGCCGAAGAGACCGAGACCGATCTCTTCGGCGAGCAGGCGGTCCTCTGCGGCGGGATCACCTCGCTCATCAAGGCCGGGTTCGAGACCCTGGTGGACGCGGGGTATGCGCCCGAGATGGCCTACCTCGAGGTCCTGCACGAGACGAAGCTCATCGTCGACCTGATCTACGAGGGCGGGTTCACGAAGATGCGCGACTCGATCAGCAACACCGCCCAGTACGGCGACCTGACCCGGGGACCGCGCGTCATCGGGCCGGAGACCTATGTTGCCATGCAGGAAGTTCTCGAAGAGATCCAGAACGGCGAGTTCGCGCGGGAGTGGATGCTTGAGAACATGGTGAACCGCCCGGTCTTCACGGCGTTGACAAGAGCGGACGAGGAGCACCTGATCGAAGAGGTCGGGAAGGAGCTCCGTTCGTTCATGCCGCAGTTCCGGAAATAA
- the mptA gene encoding GTP cyclohydrolase MptA: MELPDVQSSLPEVRINLTRVGVKNVQKLVEVARPGKRPVIFISNFDVFVDLPGSLKGANLSRNFEVIDDVLQQAIDGDVTEIEELCSAVARKLLDRHEYAERTEVRMRSKFMVRRETPVSETGCHEVVNVHASAIAQRNDGSPIIRKSIGAEVTGMTACPCAQNIMKDHALHVLENLGVEEEKITAFFDEVPMATHNQRGRGFLCIEIDDDQHISLEKIIKILKDSMSARIYELLKRGDESYVVMEAHKNPRFVEDCVREMARKVIAQFRDLPGDSVVTIKQTNEESIHQHNAYAERKATIAELVGEMDEGTL; the protein is encoded by the coding sequence ATGGAACTGCCAGATGTCCAGTCCAGCCTGCCGGAGGTCCGTATCAATCTGACCAGGGTGGGTGTGAAGAACGTCCAAAAACTCGTTGAAGTCGCCCGGCCCGGCAAGCGGCCGGTAATTTTCATCTCCAACTTCGACGTCTTCGTCGACCTGCCGGGAAGCCTCAAGGGCGCGAACCTCTCCCGGAACTTCGAGGTGATCGACGACGTGCTGCAGCAGGCCATCGACGGGGATGTGACGGAGATCGAGGAACTCTGCAGCGCGGTGGCGAGGAAACTCCTCGACCGGCACGAATACGCCGAGCGGACCGAGGTCCGGATGCGGAGCAAGTTCATGGTCCGGCGCGAGACGCCGGTCAGCGAGACGGGCTGCCACGAGGTCGTGAACGTCCACGCGAGCGCGATCGCACAGAGGAACGACGGGAGCCCGATCATCCGAAAGAGCATCGGCGCCGAAGTGACCGGGATGACCGCCTGCCCCTGCGCCCAGAATATCATGAAGGACCATGCCCTGCATGTCCTCGAGAACCTCGGCGTGGAAGAAGAGAAGATCACCGCATTCTTCGACGAGGTGCCGATGGCCACCCACAACCAGCGCGGACGCGGGTTCCTCTGCATCGAGATCGACGACGACCAGCACATCAGCCTCGAGAAGATCATCAAGATCCTCAAGGACTCGATGAGCGCCCGGATTTACGAGCTCCTCAAGCGCGGCGACGAGAGTTACGTGGTGATGGAAGCCCACAAGAACCCACGGTTCGTCGAAGATTGTGTCCGCGAGATGGCCCGCAAGGTGATCGCGCAGTTCCGCGATCTCCCCGGAGATTCCGTAGTTACCATAAAGCAGACTAACGAGGAGAGCATTCACCAGCACAACGCCTATGCAGAGCGGAAAGCGACGATAGCCGAACTGGTCGGGGAGATGGACGAAGGGACACTATAA